The Benincasa hispida cultivar B227 chromosome 11, ASM972705v1, whole genome shotgun sequence genome has a segment encoding these proteins:
- the LOC120091593 gene encoding cytochrome P450 CYP82D47-like, with amino-acid sequence MESPSKTALGMLISFLLFLYALFWVLSRRLLSNSQQRKKLHPPEVGGAWPVIGHLHLLGGSEPTYKILEKMADAYGPIFTLKMGSHRAVVVSNWEIAKECFTTNDRVFASRPKVVAAKHMGYDNTMFAFSQYGPLWRHIRKITTHEILSNHRLDLLQHIRRSEVQSSINKLHELWVVKGGEKVLVEMKNWFGELTLNIIFRMVVGKPFSTAYEGSGDDGAEGVQFQVALRDFLELFMAFVPSDSFPFLSWLDLGGYEKAMKKTAKVLDKTLDKWLREHEERRDYNNCGEGEHKEEDFMDVMLSRVRDVEELAGYDVGTLTKSTCLNLILGGADTTQVTMTWALSLLLNNEDTLKKAQLELDEQVGRERLVVESDVKNLLYLQAIVKETMRLYPAAPLAAFHEAMEDCNVSGYHIPRRTRLIVNLKKLQKDPLVWENPDKFQPERFLTTHKDFDVTGQSPQLIPFGRGRRMCPGVSFSNQVIHLTLANLLHGFEIGRPSQELINMEESVGITSMKTTPLEVVLTPRLSARVYL; translated from the exons ATGGAATCACCTTCCAAAACTGCACTCGGGATGTTAATCAGTTTTCTCTTGTTTCTCTATGCTCTCTTCTGGGTTTTATCTAGAAGATTACTATCCAATTCCCAACAACGGAAGAAACTTCACCCACCGGAAGTCGGTGGCGCCTGGCCGGTGATCGGCCATCTTCATCTCTTAGGTGGCTCTGAACCAACATACAAAATCTTGGAGAAAATGGCGGATGCTTACGGACCAATTTTTACGCTGAAAATGGGAAGCCATAGAGCTGTGGTTGTAAGCAATTGGGAAATAGCGAAAGAGTGTTTTACAACAAACGACAGAGTATTTGCCTCTCGCCCCAAGGTTGTAGCCGCAAAGCATATGGGCTACGATAATACCATGTTTGCATTCTCCCAATATGGTCCATTATGGCGCCATATCCGCAAAATAACCACCCATGAAATTCTCTCTAACCACCGCCTTGACCTTTTACAACACATCCGCAGATCGGAGGTTCAAAGCTCCATTAACAAACTTCATGAGTTATGGGTGGTCAAGGGAGGCGAGAAAGTGTtggtggagatgaagaattggTTTGGAGAATTAACTTTGAACATCATTTTTAGAATGGTGGTTGGAAAGCCATTTTCAACTGCTTATGAAGGGAGCGGCGACGATGGTGCTGAGGGAGTGCAGTTTCAAGTGGCGCTAAGGGATTTTCTCGAATTGTTTATGGCTTTTGTTCCGTCAGATTCGTTTCCGTTTTTGAGTTGGTTGGATTTGGGAGGCTATGAAAAGGCTATGAAAAAGACTGCCAAAGTTTTGGACAAGACACTTGATAAATGGCTTAGAGAACATGAGGAAAGGAGAGATTATAATAATTGTGGCGAAGGAGAGCACAAGGAAGAGGACTTCATGGATGTGATGTTGTCCAGAGTTCGGGATGTTGAAGAACTTGCTGGCTATGATGTTGGTACTCTAACCAAATCTACATGTTTG AATTTAATATTGGGTGGAGCAGACACTACACAAGTAACCATGACATGGGCTCTTTCTTTACTTCTCAATAATGAAGATACACTAAAGAAGGCCCAACTTGAACTAGATGAACAAGTAGGTAGAGAGAGGTTGGTAGTAGAGTCGGATGTAAAAAATTTATTGTATCTTCAAGCTATTGTGAAGGAAACAATGCGTTTGTACCCTGCTGCACCACTTGCTGCCTTCCATGAGGCCATGGAAGATTGTAATGTTTCTGGTTACCACATTCCTAGAAGAACACGTCTAATAGTGAATCTCAAAAAGCTTCAAAAAGACCCGCTTGTATGGGAGAATCCTGATAAATTTCAACCAGAGAGATTTCTTACAACACATAAGGATTTCGATGTTACAGGACAAAGTCCCCAGTTGATACCATTTGGGAGAGGCCGAAGGATGTGCCCAGGAGTTTCGTTTTCCAACCAAGTTATTCATCTAACGCTTGCAAATTTGCTTCATGGGTTTGAAATTGGAAGGCCATCTCAGGAGCTAATCAATATGGAAGAGAGTGTTGGAATAACAAGTATGAAAACAACCCCACTTGAAGTTGTTTTAACTCCGCGTCTTTCTGCTCGAGTTTATCTATGA